One region of Methanobacterium sp. genomic DNA includes:
- a CDS encoding DUF2180 family protein, whose translation MERSSVTSFIFQLIGGIKIKCYMCALEGKDTDALAICIVCGMGICKDHLIREELEIWKGDYPFPSKRFEKTLPRFLCEWCYEAYQSG comes from the coding sequence GTGGAAAGAAGCAGTGTAACTTCATTTATTTTTCAACTTATTGGGGGCATTAAAATAAAATGTTACATGTGTGCTTTGGAAGGTAAAGATACAGATGCTTTGGCAATTTGTATAGTTTGTGGAATGGGCATCTGTAAGGATCACCTTATAAGAGAAGAGCTTGAAATTTGGAAAGGAGATTATCCATTCCCTTCAAAAAGATTTGAGAAAACATTGCCCAGATTTTTATGTGAATGGTGCTACGAGGCCTATCAAAGCGGATAA
- a CDS encoding MIP/aquaporin family protein, producing MVSLQKRFLAELIGTFFLVYIGAGAAVITLMISHGAPLPNPFNIGIGVLGGLGDWLAIGLAFGLTVAVLIYALGHISGCHINPAVTIALWATKKFPSADVIPYIVAQLIGASLASFLFAASVGMNAVTIGGLGATAPFEGIGYLQAILVEAIGTFLLMLVIMGSAVDKRATPGFAGVAIGFTVAGIITTIGNITGASINPARTFGPYLGNLVLGGVNLWLYFPIYVIGPIVGAIIAAFVYDYISSEEKLPYRGITGEDKKI from the coding sequence ATGGTATCATTACAAAAAAGGTTTTTAGCCGAACTTATAGGCACGTTTTTCCTGGTTTATATAGGGGCAGGAGCTGCGGTCATAACATTAATGATAAGCCACGGGGCACCTCTTCCTAATCCCTTTAATATAGGAATAGGTGTTTTAGGTGGACTTGGAGACTGGTTAGCCATAGGATTAGCTTTTGGACTTACAGTGGCAGTTTTAATTTATGCGCTTGGCCATATTTCTGGTTGTCATATAAATCCTGCAGTCACGATTGCTCTTTGGGCTACAAAAAAATTTCCATCAGCGGATGTAATCCCCTACATTGTCGCGCAGTTAATTGGCGCATCTCTTGCAAGCTTCTTATTTGCTGCAAGTGTAGGTATGAATGCAGTTACCATAGGAGGGCTTGGAGCAACTGCTCCATTTGAAGGAATTGGATATCTTCAAGCAATACTTGTTGAAGCTATAGGCACATTCCTTCTGATGCTTGTTATTATGGGTTCTGCAGTGGATAAAAGAGCAACTCCTGGATTTGCAGGTGTTGCTATAGGTTTTACAGTAGCAGGAATCATTACAACCATAGGAAACATAACAGGAGCTTCAATTAATCCTGCAAGGACATTTGGACCCTATCTTGGAAATCTTGTACTTGGTGGAGTTAATCTATGGCTATATTTCCCAATATATGTAATCGGGCCTATTGTGGGGGCTATAATCGCTGCATTTGTGTATGATTATATTTCATCAGAAGAAAAGCTACCATACAGAGGAATTACGGGGGAAGATAAAAAAATATAG